From a region of the Corallococcus coralloides DSM 2259 genome:
- a CDS encoding lysophospholipid acyltransferase family protein yields MLRKLWCILVVTVWSIVCFPLACLAMLVTLNPSRSVAVARRLWSPVLLWAGGAKLEVIGGENVDPKRPTIYVGNHLSTLDIPAHFLAVPVDFRFVAKSQLRFVPFIGWYLWLAGHIFIDRGDRSSAIASLEKAARKIRAGTSIFLYPEGTRSPDGRVLPFKKGPFALALKARVPICPVTIEGTDNVMPKNSWNITPGPVRVKVGRPIDTSGFADNDREGLARAVRAQIIADSLSLGGKGGDPDTAVAAPNREGVAQLASSVTSKAS; encoded by the coding sequence ATGCTGCGCAAGCTGTGGTGCATTCTCGTGGTCACGGTGTGGTCCATCGTCTGCTTCCCGCTGGCCTGCCTCGCGATGCTGGTGACGCTCAACCCGTCGCGTTCGGTCGCCGTCGCCCGCAGGCTCTGGTCGCCCGTGCTCCTCTGGGCCGGGGGCGCGAAGCTGGAGGTCATTGGCGGGGAAAACGTGGACCCGAAGCGGCCCACCATCTACGTCGGCAACCACCTGTCCACACTCGACATCCCGGCCCATTTTCTCGCCGTGCCGGTGGACTTCCGCTTCGTCGCCAAGTCGCAGCTGCGCTTCGTGCCGTTCATCGGCTGGTACCTCTGGCTCGCGGGCCACATCTTCATCGACCGTGGGGACCGTTCGTCCGCCATCGCGTCGCTTGAAAAAGCCGCCCGGAAGATCCGCGCGGGCACCAGCATCTTCCTGTACCCGGAGGGCACCCGCTCCCCGGACGGCCGCGTGCTGCCCTTCAAGAAGGGGCCCTTCGCGCTCGCGCTCAAGGCCCGCGTGCCCATCTGCCCCGTCACCATCGAGGGCACCGACAACGTGATGCCCAAGAACTCGTGGAACATCACCCCGGGACCGGTGCGCGTGAAGGTTGGCCGCCCCATCGACACCAGCGGCTTCGCGGACAACGACCGCGAGGGCCTGGCCCGCGCCGTGCGCGCGCAGATCATCGCCGACAGCCTCTCCCTGGGCGGCAAGGGCGGTGACCCCGACACCGCCGTCGCCGCGCCGAACCGCGAGGGCGTCGCGCAGCTTGCCTCCTCCGTCACCTCCAAGGCCTCCTGA
- a CDS encoding DNA-directed RNA polymerase subunit alpha, with product MADTFVAKNWRDLIKPRRMEVDQDSLSPTYGKFVAEPLERGFGTTLGNSLRRVLLSSLQGAAITSVKIEGVDHEFTTIPEVAEDVTDVVLNLKEVLLRMHTNETKTLRIEVEGPKEVKAGDLIADQDVEILNPGHHICTVSEGGKVRMELTCRRGRGYVPASTNKVPGAPIGTIPIDSLFSPIRKVNYQVTNARVGQVTDYDKLSLEVWTDGSVVPQDAVAYAAKIIKEQLTVFVNFDETEEPVVAEAPKEEAKLNENLFRSVDELELSVRSANCLQQANIKSIGDLVQRTEAEMLKTKNFGRKSLKEIKEILAEMGLSLGMKLENWPPKNAPAPAAPKA from the coding sequence ATGGCCGACACGTTTGTTGCGAAGAACTGGCGCGACCTCATCAAGCCGCGCCGCATGGAAGTGGACCAGGACTCGCTGAGCCCCACGTACGGCAAGTTCGTGGCGGAGCCGCTGGAGCGCGGCTTCGGGACGACGCTGGGCAACTCGCTGCGGCGGGTGCTGCTGTCGTCGCTGCAGGGCGCGGCCATCACCTCCGTGAAGATTGAAGGCGTGGACCACGAGTTCACGACCATCCCCGAGGTGGCCGAGGACGTCACGGACGTCGTGTTGAACCTGAAGGAGGTCCTCCTCCGGATGCACACGAACGAGACGAAGACGCTGCGCATCGAGGTGGAAGGCCCCAAGGAAGTGAAGGCGGGCGACCTCATCGCGGACCAGGACGTGGAGATTCTGAATCCGGGTCACCACATCTGCACCGTGTCCGAGGGTGGCAAGGTGCGCATGGAGCTGACGTGCCGCCGGGGCCGGGGCTACGTGCCGGCGTCCACCAACAAGGTGCCGGGTGCGCCCATCGGGACCATCCCCATCGACTCGCTCTTCTCGCCCATCCGCAAGGTGAACTACCAGGTCACCAACGCGCGCGTCGGTCAGGTCACGGACTACGACAAGCTGTCGCTCGAGGTCTGGACGGACGGCTCCGTGGTGCCGCAGGACGCGGTGGCGTACGCGGCGAAGATCATCAAGGAGCAGCTCACGGTCTTCGTGAACTTCGACGAGACCGAGGAGCCGGTCGTCGCCGAGGCGCCGAAGGAAGAGGCCAAGCTCAACGAGAACCTGTTCCGCTCGGTGGACGAACTGGAGCTGTCGGTGCGTTCGGCCAACTGCCTGCAGCAGGCGAACATCAAGTCCATCGGTGACCTGGTCCAGCGCACCGAGGCGGAGATGCTCAAGACGAAGAACTTCGGCCGCAAGTCCTTGAAGGAGATCAAGGAGATCCTCGCGGAGATGGGCCTGTCCCTGGGCATGAAGCTGGAGAACTGGCCGCCGAAGAACGCGCCGGCTCCTGCGGCCCCCAAGGCCTAG
- a CDS encoding tetratricopeptide repeat protein — MPLTPPSNRLRTLRWPAALLGLGLLATGCGHGQAQAPALSPQAQARAYLDGNQPDEAVKLLRELHARTPDDVDVARALTEAHVKAGRADAWAEELRQAIAKTERAVDQYMLGLTLFSRARDAGAPTVAAFERAIALSPTTAEFHYRLGVARLESEQYAAALGPLRKAVELTPERAGWKLPLAKALARTGDTAGAVEALGTVVRGNPTPAEVATARALMNPLADPFQNFPKAAEAKLEEGMRYLHELDAPQHALIAFEEILHDYPDLAVVHALLGLAYQRLDDAGRAVDEFKQAIERAPQDGKNQLYLGELYLTRQRTDAARTAFEKAVALNPLLDLAWFRLGDLRLEARDLDTAKEAFQVAVTLAPDSAAARGKLSLVYQLQGDYAAAQRELKVVADKDPENTEFALRLGLLYTEEAQKARRPEDRQKAVSEAERWLGKVLETQPDNAVASKALQVLKGQ, encoded by the coding sequence GTGCCCCTGACGCCGCCCTCGAACCGCCTCCGCACGCTCCGCTGGCCCGCCGCCCTCCTGGGGCTGGGGCTGCTCGCCACCGGCTGCGGCCACGGCCAGGCCCAGGCCCCCGCGCTGTCTCCCCAGGCCCAGGCGCGCGCGTACCTGGACGGCAATCAGCCGGATGAGGCGGTGAAGCTCCTGCGGGAGCTGCACGCGCGCACGCCGGACGACGTGGACGTGGCCCGCGCCCTCACCGAGGCCCACGTGAAGGCCGGCCGCGCGGACGCCTGGGCGGAGGAGCTGCGCCAGGCCATCGCGAAGACCGAGCGCGCGGTGGACCAGTACATGCTGGGCCTGACGCTCTTCTCCCGGGCCCGGGACGCGGGCGCCCCCACCGTGGCCGCCTTCGAGCGCGCCATTGCGCTGTCCCCCACCACCGCGGAGTTCCACTACCGCCTGGGCGTGGCGCGCCTGGAGTCCGAGCAGTACGCCGCCGCCCTGGGCCCGCTGCGCAAGGCCGTGGAGCTGACCCCGGAGCGCGCGGGCTGGAAGCTGCCCCTGGCCAAGGCCCTGGCTCGCACGGGCGACACGGCGGGCGCCGTGGAGGCCCTGGGCACCGTCGTGCGCGGCAACCCCACCCCCGCGGAGGTCGCCACCGCGCGGGCGCTGATGAACCCGCTGGCGGACCCCTTCCAGAACTTCCCCAAGGCGGCGGAGGCGAAGCTCGAGGAGGGCATGCGCTACCTGCACGAGCTGGACGCGCCCCAGCACGCCCTCATCGCCTTCGAGGAGATCCTCCACGACTACCCGGACCTGGCCGTGGTGCACGCCCTCCTGGGGCTCGCCTACCAGCGCCTGGATGACGCCGGCCGTGCCGTGGACGAGTTCAAGCAGGCCATCGAGCGCGCGCCCCAGGACGGCAAGAACCAGCTCTACCTGGGCGAGCTGTACCTGACGCGGCAGCGCACGGACGCTGCGCGCACCGCCTTCGAGAAGGCCGTGGCGCTCAACCCGCTGCTGGACCTGGCCTGGTTCCGACTGGGCGACCTGCGCCTGGAGGCTCGGGACCTGGACACCGCGAAGGAGGCCTTCCAGGTGGCCGTGACGCTGGCACCGGACTCGGCGGCCGCGCGAGGCAAGCTGTCGCTCGTGTATCAGCTGCAGGGGGACTACGCGGCCGCGCAGCGGGAGCTGAAGGTCGTGGCGGACAAGGACCCGGAGAACACCGAGTTCGCCCTGCGCCTGGGTCTGCTCTACACCGAGGAGGCCCAGAAGGCCCGCCGTCCCGAGGACCGCCAGAAGGCCGTGAGCGAAGCGGAGCGCTGGCTGGGGAAGGTGCTGGAGACCCAGCCCGACAACGCGGTGGCCAGCAAGGCCCTGCAGGTGCTCAAGGGCCAGTAG
- a CDS encoding DUF2314 domain-containing protein, translating to MKEVYVLATEQSVPPSLDALRAAFATDEVEFVPHEGDWGFTVRADGSEVKVVLKPLSDGRPRVPQELFSGSPEAFARVEKSQACYAFLLEPGGAQPTLPVFEALWTVRTLMEQAPGVLVDLTAFKLHEPEDVVEITELDFDIRDHVHLHAIELAEGDTPLWVHSHGMEKFGARDVEIFHLGEGDLLAAESFLHELCTDLAFAQGPALRSEVATSEGQSFTLVPSEEARANLLGVPLDAFEGHEGLFLTVVSPLGRHNTAELLATYRERFAKEPAEQTQAMHEEAQALLPAFLARFQRKGLMEPLTFLVRAPFETHPEGEVVVENLWLEAVTRDEGSVVGRLVDGAVHTTEWRKGAHVEVEEKQINALAIAREGRALNESELRALLNAERPM from the coding sequence GTGAAGGAGGTCTACGTCCTGGCCACCGAGCAGTCCGTGCCGCCATCTCTTGACGCGCTGCGCGCGGCGTTCGCCACGGACGAGGTGGAGTTCGTGCCGCACGAGGGCGACTGGGGCTTCACCGTGCGGGCGGATGGCTCGGAGGTGAAGGTGGTGCTCAAGCCCCTGAGCGACGGCCGTCCCCGCGTCCCCCAGGAGCTGTTCAGCGGCAGCCCGGAGGCCTTCGCGCGCGTGGAGAAGTCCCAGGCCTGCTACGCGTTCCTCCTGGAGCCGGGCGGCGCGCAGCCCACGCTGCCCGTCTTCGAGGCGCTGTGGACCGTGCGCACGCTGATGGAGCAGGCGCCGGGCGTGCTGGTGGACCTGACGGCGTTCAAGCTGCACGAGCCCGAGGACGTGGTCGAGATCACCGAGCTGGACTTCGACATCCGCGACCACGTGCATCTGCACGCCATCGAGCTGGCGGAAGGGGACACGCCGCTGTGGGTGCACTCGCACGGGATGGAGAAGTTCGGCGCGCGCGACGTCGAAATCTTCCACCTGGGCGAGGGCGACCTCCTGGCCGCGGAGAGCTTCCTCCACGAGCTGTGCACGGACCTGGCGTTCGCGCAGGGGCCGGCGCTGCGCTCGGAGGTGGCCACCAGCGAGGGCCAGAGCTTCACCCTGGTGCCGTCGGAAGAGGCGCGCGCGAACCTGCTGGGCGTGCCGCTGGATGCCTTCGAGGGCCACGAGGGGCTGTTCCTCACGGTGGTGTCGCCCCTGGGCCGGCACAACACAGCGGAGCTGCTGGCGACGTACCGGGAGCGCTTCGCCAAGGAGCCGGCCGAGCAGACCCAGGCCATGCACGAGGAGGCGCAGGCGCTGCTGCCCGCGTTCCTGGCGCGCTTCCAGCGCAAGGGGTTGATGGAGCCCCTCACGTTCCTGGTGCGGGCCCCCTTCGAGACGCACCCGGAGGGCGAGGTGGTGGTGGAGAACCTGTGGCTGGAGGCGGTGACCCGGGACGAGGGCTCCGTCGTGGGCCGGCTGGTGGATGGCGCGGTGCACACCACGGAGTGGCGCAAGGGGGCCCACGTGGAGGTGGAGGAGAAGCAGATCAACGCCCTGGCCATCGCCCGGGAGGGCCGCGCGCTCAACGAGTCCGAGCTGCGCGCTCTTTTGAACGCCGAACGCCCCATGTAG
- the rplQ gene encoding 50S ribosomal protein L17: MRHKVGQRKLHRTTSHRLAMLNNMVTSLLEHGAIRTTVPKAKEVRPLAERIITLAKRGGLSNVRLAARTVKDRTVLQKVFSEYKERYASRPGGYTRIVRLGFRRGDAAEMALIELVDRPAKAPAAAETTEAPAEAKSEG, encoded by the coding sequence ATGCGCCACAAGGTCGGACAAAGGAAGCTGCACCGCACCACGAGCCACCGTCTCGCGATGCTGAACAACATGGTCACGTCCCTGCTGGAGCACGGGGCCATCCGCACCACCGTTCCCAAGGCGAAGGAAGTCCGTCCGCTGGCCGAGCGCATCATCACGCTCGCCAAGCGCGGTGGCCTGTCCAACGTGCGCCTTGCTGCCCGCACCGTGAAGGACCGCACGGTCCTCCAGAAGGTGTTCAGCGAGTACAAGGAGCGTTACGCCTCCCGTCCGGGTGGCTACACCCGCATCGTGCGCCTGGGCTTCCGCCGGGGCGACGCCGCGGAGATGGCCCTCATCGAGCTGGTGGACCGTCCCGCGAAGGCCCCGGCCGCCGCTGAGACGACCGAGGCTCCCGCCGAGGCGAAGTCCGAGGGTTGA
- a CDS encoding deoxynucleoside kinase yields the protein MARKKFIAIAGNIGAGKTELTSFLCRKYGLTPSFEPNDQNPYLADFYKDMKTWAFRSQLFFLTHKFRLHRELERTPGTVLQDRTLYEDAEIFAKNLHRQRLIDKRDWSTYWELYQTISQSLRPPDLMIYLRCPVVTLKERIRLRGRTMEKDIPTAYLKRLNALYEEWFEGYSLSPVLVLGTDKLDYLTNLVDRVDLFRQIEKHL from the coding sequence GTGGCCAGGAAAAAGTTCATCGCCATCGCGGGCAACATCGGGGCGGGGAAGACGGAGCTCACGTCCTTCCTGTGCCGGAAGTACGGCCTCACGCCGTCCTTCGAGCCCAATGACCAGAACCCCTATCTCGCGGATTTCTACAAGGACATGAAGACGTGGGCGTTTCGCTCGCAGCTCTTCTTCCTGACGCACAAGTTCCGCCTGCACCGGGAACTGGAGCGCACGCCGGGCACCGTGCTCCAGGACCGGACCCTCTACGAGGACGCGGAAATCTTCGCCAAGAACCTCCACCGGCAGCGGCTCATCGACAAGCGCGACTGGTCCACCTACTGGGAGCTGTACCAGACCATCTCCCAGTCGCTCCGGCCGCCCGACCTGATGATCTACCTGCGCTGCCCGGTGGTTACGCTGAAGGAGCGCATCCGCCTGCGCGGGCGGACCATGGAGAAGGACATCCCGACCGCCTACTTGAAGCGCCTCAACGCCCTCTACGAGGAGTGGTTCGAGGGCTACTCGCTGTCACCGGTGCTGGTGCTGGGGACGGACAAGCTGGACTACCTCACCAACCTGGTGGACCGCGTGGACCTCTTCCGACAGATCGAGAAGCACCTGTGA
- a CDS encoding sigma-54-dependent Fis family transcriptional regulator: MPALLLLTGPSAGRRYEVVSQLTLGRSPSCDIPLEDDQVSRRHAQLFLDTVAGQVRLRDLGSTNGTLLNGQRLALQEEAVLRPGDRMRVGATIAVYEPPPVSIVDEPSGVVAPEPEHVPIEEVLPHVGAAAAMYSAGTALLGATSEAMVLRRLSEETVHALNADRAAALLSGPEGLRTAAVSGAASVEVPRALVQAALERKELGRTDTALCSPLVASGGMPFGVLYVEREESPFTEGEGQLLASLGRLGGEAYTAVRSRGEAEAAETPWVTPLGTSRAFRGVVEEARRAAGSAAPVVLHGEPGTGKALLAHFLHGKSPRALGPWVTVECRQSLEAVEVALFGRAGAPGQPPVTSAVLRADAGTLLLRHVEALPRPAAERLARMLARRAAPARQGGEEPVDVRIVATSASPVSRLASRGEFDAALARGLTGFELEVPPLRERRGDVPVLLEHFALRGARQGGREAPVLGPEARRLLAEYPWPQNVRELELVAERLGRVYAAGHVGIPQLPPEVREGAVGQAPRTLQEQVARLERDAIAEALRESGWKKVRAAELLGISRPTLDRKMEEYGLTLERGTRG, translated from the coding sequence ATGCCGGCATTGCTGCTGCTCACGGGCCCCTCGGCGGGGCGCCGGTACGAGGTTGTCTCCCAGCTGACCCTCGGCCGCAGCCCCTCCTGCGACATCCCGCTGGAAGACGACCAGGTGTCGCGCCGCCACGCGCAGCTGTTCCTGGACACCGTCGCAGGACAGGTGCGGCTGCGCGACCTGGGCTCCACCAACGGCACGCTGCTCAACGGGCAGCGGCTGGCGCTCCAGGAAGAGGCGGTGCTGCGGCCGGGTGACCGGATGCGCGTGGGCGCCACCATCGCGGTGTACGAGCCGCCACCGGTGTCCATCGTCGACGAGCCCTCGGGCGTGGTTGCTCCGGAGCCGGAGCACGTGCCCATCGAGGAGGTGCTGCCGCACGTGGGCGCGGCCGCGGCGATGTACTCGGCCGGGACGGCGCTGCTGGGGGCCACCAGCGAGGCCATGGTGCTGCGGCGGCTGTCGGAGGAGACGGTGCACGCGCTCAACGCGGATCGCGCCGCGGCGCTCCTGAGCGGCCCGGAGGGGCTTCGCACGGCGGCGGTGTCCGGCGCGGCGTCCGTGGAGGTGCCTCGCGCGCTGGTGCAGGCGGCGCTGGAGCGCAAGGAACTGGGTCGCACGGACACGGCGCTGTGCTCGCCGCTGGTCGCTTCGGGCGGGATGCCCTTTGGCGTGCTGTACGTGGAGCGCGAGGAGTCGCCATTCACAGAGGGCGAGGGCCAGCTGCTGGCGTCGCTGGGGCGGCTGGGCGGCGAGGCCTATACGGCGGTGCGCTCGCGCGGTGAGGCGGAGGCCGCGGAGACGCCGTGGGTGACGCCGCTGGGGACGTCGCGGGCGTTCCGGGGCGTGGTGGAGGAGGCGCGGCGGGCGGCGGGCAGCGCCGCCCCGGTGGTGCTGCACGGCGAGCCGGGTACGGGCAAGGCGCTGCTGGCGCACTTCCTCCACGGGAAGTCGCCTCGCGCGCTGGGGCCATGGGTGACGGTGGAGTGCCGTCAGTCCCTGGAGGCGGTGGAGGTGGCGCTCTTCGGCCGTGCGGGCGCGCCCGGACAGCCTCCGGTGACGTCCGCGGTGCTGCGCGCGGACGCGGGCACGCTGCTCCTGCGCCACGTGGAGGCGCTGCCCCGGCCCGCGGCGGAGCGGCTGGCGCGGATGCTGGCCCGGCGCGCGGCTCCAGCACGGCAGGGCGGGGAGGAGCCCGTGGACGTGCGCATCGTCGCCACCAGTGCTTCACCGGTATCGCGGCTCGCGTCCCGGGGAGAGTTCGACGCGGCGCTGGCCCGGGGGCTCACGGGCTTCGAGCTGGAGGTTCCGCCCCTGCGGGAGCGGCGGGGAGACGTGCCGGTGCTGCTGGAGCACTTCGCGCTGCGCGGTGCCCGGCAGGGCGGACGGGAAGCACCCGTGCTGGGACCGGAGGCCCGGCGCCTCCTGGCCGAGTATCCGTGGCCGCAGAACGTGCGCGAGCTGGAGTTGGTCGCGGAGCGGCTGGGACGCGTGTACGCGGCGGGCCACGTGGGCATTCCGCAGCTGCCTCCGGAGGTGCGCGAGGGCGCGGTGGGGCAGGCGCCTCGCACGTTGCAGGAGCAGGTGGCCCGTCTGGAGCGCGACGCCATCGCGGAGGCGCTTCGCGAGTCCGGCTGGAAGAAGGTCCGCGCGGCGGAGCTGCTGGGCATCAGCCGGCCCACGCTCGACCGGAAGATGGAGGAGTACGGGCTGACGCTGGAGCGGGGGACTCGCGGCTGA